From Stigmatopora nigra isolate UIUO_SnigA chromosome 5, RoL_Snig_1.1, whole genome shotgun sequence, a single genomic window includes:
- the pex11g gene encoding peroxisomal membrane protein 11C, with translation MQHSVDSLVRLLESYRGRDKVIRTFCYGSQLIGGILSRKEEADVSSHNLGKSLLLFSAQLSHCRTVLRLFDDVSMLAYSHSYGFGSQEKDGIVRWISVLTNMADQLYYPCEHVAWAADAHLVRVKSERWWLFGTVLWGTSLLLGILRSVRILMLLKQKLRKCDKDASSRHQIHKQMQVELLCVFGCMTDLSNAIHWMPPGFLWAGKFPPWLVGLMGTVSSLVGLIKLHIDGD, from the exons ATGCAGCACTCCGTCGACTCTCTTGTTCGGCTGCTAGAGTCCTACAGGGGAAGAGATAAAGTC ATTAGGACTTTCTGCTATGGCTCCCAGTTGATTGGAGGCATTCTTTCACGTAAGGAAGAGGCAGATGTTTCATCCCATAACCTTGGGAAAAGTCTGCTTCTGTTTTCTGCCCAGTTAAGTCACTGCAGGACAGTGCTGAGGCTGTTTGATGATGTATCCATGTTGGCTTATTCCCACAGCTATGGATTTGGATCACAG gaaaaagatGGAATTGTCCGCTGGATATCAGTACTGACAAACATGGCCGACCAGCTCTACTACCCATGCGAACACGTGGCCTGGGCCGCCGATGCTCATCTTGTTCGAGTCAAATCAGAAAGATGGTGGCTCTTTGGCACGGTGCTTTGGGGAACTTCACTACTGTTGGGGATACTCAG gtCAGTCCGAATTCTGATGCTGCTCAAGCAGAAGCTTAGGAAATGTGACAAAGATGCAAGCAG CCGCCATCAGATCCACAAGCAAATGCAAGTGGAGCTGTTGTGTGTCTTTGGATGTATGACTGATCTCAGTAACGCTATCCACTGGATGCCACCTGGCTTCCTGTGGGCCGGAAAATTCCCACCTTGGCTCGTAGGGCTGATGGGCACTGTCTCCTCTCTCGTTGGTTTGATTAAGCTCCATATAGACGGCGATTAA